From Phycisphaerales bacterium, a single genomic window includes:
- a CDS encoding MotA/TolQ/ExbB proton channel family protein, producing MDIASLLGILIGFGAMGFVFYEVSHGHFMMFFSLEGVLMVGVGSVSVTFMAMPMDKVKQIPAYIRRFMFHKAESTVETIKLLSGLAEKARRDGILALESEMPKLKDPFLAAGLKMAIDGVEPHIIEATSRMELMAMQDRHKAGKKFFDLLKLYGPGYGLVGTLIGQVGMFGQLASADIGKLGGALAVAVVATLYGAILANAIAGPMGDKLAGRSQEEMLAREMMLQAILSIQAGDNPRVTSDKMLAFIPSATRSKMKLAA from the coding sequence GTGGATATCGCCAGCCTGCTGGGCATCCTGATCGGCTTCGGCGCCATGGGCTTCGTGTTCTACGAGGTGTCCCACGGGCACTTCATGATGTTCTTCTCGCTCGAAGGCGTCCTGATGGTGGGCGTGGGGTCGGTGTCGGTGACGTTCATGGCCATGCCCATGGACAAGGTGAAGCAGATCCCCGCGTACATCCGGCGGTTCATGTTCCACAAGGCCGAGTCGACGGTGGAGACCATCAAGCTGCTGTCGGGGCTGGCGGAGAAGGCGCGGCGTGACGGCATCCTGGCGCTCGAGAGCGAGATGCCCAAGCTGAAGGACCCGTTCCTAGCCGCGGGGCTGAAGATGGCGATCGACGGCGTCGAGCCGCACATCATCGAGGCGACCAGCCGCATGGAGCTGATGGCCATGCAGGACCGGCACAAAGCCGGTAAGAAGTTCTTCGACCTGCTCAAGCTGTACGGCCCGGGGTACGGGCTGGTGGGGACGCTGATCGGTCAGGTGGGCATGTTCGGGCAGCTGGCGAGCGCGGACATCGGGAAGCTGGGCGGGGCGCTGGCTGTGGCCGTGGTGGCGACGCTGTACGGCGCGATCCTGGCGAACGCGATCGCGGGGCCGATGGGCGACAAGCTGGCGGGCCGCAGCCAGGAGGAGATGCTGGCGCGGGAGATGATGCTGCAGGCGATCCTGAGCATCCAGGCGGGCGACAACCCGCGGGTGACCAGCGACAAGATGCTGGCGTTCATCCCGAGCGCGACGCGGAGCAAGATGAAGCTGGCGGCCTGA
- a CDS encoding asparaginase domain-containing protein, which produces MRYITLITTGGTIEKTYDEGTGTLENRRSIVRRMLRRLRLEDTHVSCQELMSKDSLFMTDEDRACIVTAVRNAIAASAKPTGVVILHGTDTLAVTGERLAAELSPCPAPVVLTGAMRPFEMTRSDALQNLTEAVFAAGVLPPGVYCVAHGRAMAFPGVVKDRARHTFVKVD; this is translated from the coding sequence ATGCGGTACATCACACTCATCACCACCGGCGGGACGATCGAGAAGACCTATGACGAGGGCACGGGGACGCTGGAGAACCGGCGGTCGATCGTGCGGCGGATGCTGCGGCGGCTGCGGCTGGAGGACACGCACGTCTCGTGCCAGGAGCTGATGAGCAAGGACAGCCTGTTCATGACCGATGAGGACCGCGCATGCATCGTCACGGCGGTGCGGAACGCGATCGCGGCGAGCGCGAAGCCCACGGGCGTGGTGATCCTGCACGGGACCGACACGCTGGCGGTGACGGGCGAACGGCTGGCGGCGGAGCTGTCGCCGTGCCCGGCGCCGGTGGTGCTGACGGGGGCGATGCGGCCGTTCGAGATGACGCGGAGTGATGCGCTGCAGAACCTGACGGAGGCGGTGTTCGCGGCGGGGGTGCTGCCGCCGGGGGTGTACTGCGTGGCCCACGGGCGGGCGATGGCGTTCCCGGGGGTGGTGAAGGACCGGGCGCGGCACACGTTCGTGAAGGTGGACTAG
- the aroA gene encoding 3-phosphoshikimate 1-carboxyvinyltransferase — translation MLSELPEVLALPRPARVFDIAVTPPGSKSLTNRAMLLAGLANGESVLRNALIAGEDAEVMRAGLVALGASIEEREGEVRVRGVGGRWPAAGVTLTLGNSGTSVRFLSAAAMLAEGPVTIDGTARMRERPIGELGELLTRLGAGVEYLDAAGFPPVRVTPPAGGAGVSTLEVASFQSSQFISALLLIGAWLPKGLTLRLTGPVTSAAYIQMTLGLLARVGASVRVSEDLHVIRIGGGGLPGFEYMVEPDATGATYFWAGAAMVPGARCAVRGLDSGSLQGDSLFPEVLGRMGARVQRGPGVIEVAGVRQLQPILADMSDMPDAAMTLASVACFANGTSILRGLKTLHIKECDRIAAVRTELTKLGVSVQTPVQGDADAMTITPPAGGIDCSPTAAAVEFETYDDHRMAMSLALIGLRRPNVRVRGPKCVGKTYPGFWGDFAKFYT, via the coding sequence ATGCTGAGTGAACTGCCTGAGGTGCTGGCCCTGCCGCGGCCGGCGCGGGTGTTTGATATCGCCGTGACGCCGCCGGGGTCCAAGAGCCTGACGAACCGGGCGATGCTGCTGGCCGGGCTTGCTAACGGTGAGTCGGTGCTGCGGAACGCGCTGATCGCGGGCGAGGACGCGGAGGTGATGCGGGCGGGGCTGGTGGCGCTGGGGGCGTCGATCGAGGAGCGCGAGGGTGAGGTGCGGGTGCGGGGCGTCGGGGGGCGTTGGCCTGCCGCGGGCGTGACGCTGACGTTGGGGAACTCGGGGACGAGCGTGCGGTTTCTGAGCGCGGCGGCGATGCTGGCGGAGGGGCCGGTGACGATCGACGGGACCGCGCGGATGCGCGAGCGGCCGATCGGGGAACTGGGGGAGCTGCTGACGCGGCTGGGTGCGGGGGTGGAGTACCTGGACGCCGCGGGGTTCCCGCCGGTGCGGGTGACGCCGCCGGCGGGCGGGGCGGGCGTGAGCACGCTGGAGGTGGCGAGCTTCCAGTCCAGCCAGTTCATCTCGGCGCTGCTGCTGATCGGGGCGTGGTTGCCGAAGGGGCTGACGCTGCGGCTGACCGGGCCGGTGACGAGCGCGGCGTACATCCAGATGACGCTGGGGCTGCTGGCGAGGGTGGGCGCCAGCGTGCGGGTGTCGGAGGACCTGCACGTGATCCGCATCGGGGGCGGCGGGCTGCCGGGGTTTGAGTACATGGTGGAGCCCGACGCGACGGGGGCGACGTACTTCTGGGCGGGGGCCGCGATGGTGCCGGGGGCGCGGTGCGCGGTGCGCGGGCTGGACTCGGGGTCCTTGCAGGGCGACTCGCTGTTCCCGGAGGTGCTGGGGCGGATGGGGGCAAGGGTACAGCGGGGGCCGGGGGTGATCGAGGTTGCGGGGGTCCGGCAGTTGCAGCCGATTCTGGCGGACATGAGCGACATGCCGGACGCGGCGATGACGCTGGCGAGCGTGGCGTGCTTCGCGAACGGCACGAGCATCCTGAGGGGGCTGAAGACGCTGCACATCAAGGAGTGCGACCGGATCGCCGCGGTGCGGACGGAGCTGACCAAGCTGGGCGTGAGCGTGCAGACGCCCGTGCAGGGGGACGCGGACGCGATGACGATCACGCCGCCGGCGGGCGGTATCGACTGCTCCCCCACTGCCGCGGCGGTGGAGTTCGAGACGTACGACGACCACCGCATGGCGATGTCGCTGGCGCTCATCGGGCTGCGGCGGCCGAACGTGCGGGTGCGGGGGCCAAAGTGCGTGGGGAAGACGTACCCGGGGTTCTGGGGGGACTTTGCAAAGTTCTACACTTAG
- a CDS encoding OmpA family protein, translated as MAEEAHSEEKHGSGSHGGGGHGGGGHGGGGGHEEGHEGAPEWLISFADNVALLMGFFVILLAMNMGPKSTPVQGGVPDSNGGGGPDMAMETIISIREAFKNAHWDPTDPNDAKIIKYITDKKKRGEAVEDGLPGKHANVANIKPGEWKREAVSVSFDDRSAALNATEREKIAAIAEKLRDTRWIIEVRGHVSPFEEMRDSVKGWKLSHERAEVVALALIEAGLKRENLRLVLCGSADRVVGRTSDPQLDRNNQRVEVIATNETVAGDYYAAPASHEGAAAGVGEEHGE; from the coding sequence ATGGCGGAAGAGGCGCATAGCGAAGAGAAACACGGGTCGGGCTCGCACGGGGGCGGCGGGCACGGCGGGGGCGGCCATGGCGGCGGCGGCGGGCACGAGGAGGGGCACGAGGGTGCGCCCGAGTGGCTGATTTCATTCGCCGACAACGTGGCCCTGCTGATGGGCTTTTTCGTGATCCTGCTGGCGATGAACATGGGGCCCAAGAGCACGCCGGTGCAGGGCGGCGTGCCGGATTCGAATGGCGGCGGCGGGCCGGACATGGCGATGGAGACGATCATCTCCATCCGCGAAGCGTTCAAGAACGCGCACTGGGACCCGACGGACCCCAACGACGCCAAGATCATCAAGTACATCACGGACAAGAAGAAGCGCGGGGAGGCCGTGGAGGATGGGCTGCCCGGCAAGCACGCGAACGTGGCGAACATCAAGCCGGGCGAGTGGAAGCGCGAGGCGGTGTCGGTCTCGTTCGACGACCGCTCGGCGGCGCTGAACGCGACGGAGCGGGAGAAGATCGCGGCGATCGCGGAGAAGCTGCGCGATACGCGATGGATCATCGAGGTGCGCGGGCACGTGAGCCCCTTCGAGGAGATGCGCGACAGCGTGAAGGGCTGGAAGCTCTCGCATGAGCGGGCTGAGGTGGTGGCTTTGGCGCTGATCGAGGCGGGGCTCAAGCGGGAGAACCTGCGGCTGGTGCTGTGCGGGAGCGCGGACCGGGTCGTGGGCCGCACCAGCGATCCGCAGCTGGACCGCAACAACCAGCGGGTGGAGGTCATCGCGACCAACGAGACGGTGGCCGGGGACTACTATGCGGCTCCGGCTTCGCACGAGGGCGCGGCCGCGGGTGTGGGCGAGGAGCACGGTGAGTGA